The DNA region CCGAAACCCGCCACCGGGACCACCCGAACTGGAGCACCACCGGTGACGTCGGCTACCTCGACGCCGACGGTTATCTGTATCTGACCGACCGCAAATCGTTCATGATCATCTCCGGCGGGGTGAACATCTATCCGCAGGAGATCGAGAACGCGCTGACGCTGCATCCCGCGGTGCACGACGTCGCCGTGATCGGCGTGCCGGATGAGGAGATGGGCGAATCGGTGCTGGCGGTGGTGCATCCGGTCGCCGACCTCGACGAGACCGAGGGGCTGGCAGCGTTGTTGGAGCAGTTCCTGCGGGAGCGCATCGCGCACTACAAGGTGCCGCGACGCTACGAGTTCAGCACCGACCTACCGCGGACGCCGACCGGAAAACTCATCAAGGGAAAGCTGCAGGAGCGTTATGCCTGACTGGGTTTCACCTGCCTACACCGAGGCCGAAGTGGCCCGCTATCACGCCGAGGGCTGGTGGTCGCAGACCACGCTCTCAGATGCGGTCCGCGACAATGCGCAGCGGTTTCCCGACCGTGAGGCGTACGTGGACTATCGCGGTGACGATCCGGGATCGGCGCTGACCTGGCGGGAATTCGACGCGGAGGCCGACGCGCTGGCGGCCCGCCTGGCCGGGGCGGGTGTGCGGCCCGGTGACCGGATTGCGGTGTGGCATAAGGATTCTTCTGCTATTCACGTACTGTTCGTGGCTCTGGAGCGGTGCGGTGCGGTGGTGGTGGGTATCGGCGCGCGGGCCGGGACCCGGGAGGTGACCGCGATCCTGGCTGCCGCCGGGGCGAAGCTGCTGATCGCCGACGAGCAGCGGTTCGAGACCGCGTCCAGCGGCCTGGGGGTCGAGGCGCTCGACATCGACACGCTGCGGTCTGGAGTCGAGGTCGGTGCGCCGGGGCCGGCGCTCGGCCCCGATGACGTATTCCTGATCAACTCGACGTCGGGCACCACCGGGCTGCCCAAGTGCGTGGTGCACACCCAGAACCGCTGGCATTACTTCCACCAGTTGGCGGTGGCCAACGGCCGGTTGAGTTCGCAGGACGTGTTCCTGCCGATCATCCCGACACCTTTCGGATTCGGTCTGTGGACCAGCCACACCACGCCGATTCATCTGGGGGTTACCGCGGTACTGCTGGAGCGGTTCAGCGCGGCGGCGACCTGCGCGGCGATCGAACGGCATAAGGTCACCGTATTGTGCTGTGTCAGCACGCAATTGACGATGATGATGGCAGACCCGGCGAGCCGGGAGTTCGACCTGAGCTCACTGCGGGTGGTGTTCACCGGTGGCGAGGCCCTGCCGTATCGGCCGGCCGCGGAGTTCGAGGAGCTCACCGGCGCGAAGATCCTGCAGTTCTACGGATCCAACGAGACCGGGTTGCTCAGCGCCACCACGCTGGCCGACCCGCTGGAGCGGCGGCTGCGCTCCGGCGGGCGGATCGTGCCGGAGATGGCGGTGCGACTGTTCGGCGGGGACGACGGCGACACCGACGTGACCGACAGCGGCCGCGGGCAGCCCGCGTGCCGGGGACCGGCCACCAGCCTCGGGTATCTGAACGGCGTCGATCACGACAAGCTGTTCACCCCCGACGGCTGGATGCGGATGGGCGACATCTGCGAGATCGACGCCGACGGCTATCTGAGCGTCACCGGCCGCACCTCGGATTTCATCCTGCGCGGCGGAAAGAACATCAGTGCGGCCCAGGTCGAGGACGCGGTGATGTCGCACCCGGCGATCGCGGTGGCCGCCGCGGTGCCGATGCGTGACGAGGTGTTCGGCGAGAAGGTCTGCGTCTATGTGGAACTGGTCGGCGGACGCACCGTCGACCTGCCGGGACTTGCCGAGCATCTGCTGGGACTCGGGGTGTCCAAGGAGCTGCTGCCCGAGCGCCTGGTCGTGCTCGAGGAGCTACCCCGCTCGTCGGGCGGGAAGATCGCCAAAGGCCGGTTGCGGGAACTCAGCGGATATTCTTCTCATTCGTAGCCCTCGTAGACCTGGGACGGGCCGTCGGGGGTGATCAGGTAGCCGACCGTGGCGATGTGCACCTCGCCGACCGGGTCGAGTTCGCGGTAGCCGCCGAACAGTTCCACGTCATCGCCGCTCAGCCCCACCCGGAAGCCGCCCCACAGGTAGGGGACCGGGAACCACAGTTGCCTGCCGGGTAGCTCGTGCAGCACCTCGACCGGGGGATAGCGGAACATCTGGCGCAGGTCGGCGCCGCGGAAGAGATGCTCGATCAAACCGTCGAGGACCGCGGCGAGTTGGTCGTCGAGCGCGGTGATCCGGTCGCGGTCCAGCGGACTCTGCGGCGGTTTGAGCACCTCCAATAGTTCGGCCGGTCGGCCGTGTTCGACCGCGAGGTCATAGGCGGTCCGCCCGGCGGCATCCGGTTGACTGCGCAGTGCTCCCCGCTCGATCAGCCACGATGCGACCTCGGTTGGGGCTCCGTTCCAGCCGGCCTGGTGCAGCACCGACAGCCAGGTCTTTCCCTCCGGCCGCCAGTACTTGATGTCGACGACGTGATCGCCCCGGTCGAGCTCGCGGATCACCTTGCGCCACTTGCCGCGCTTGGCCGCGTCGGCCAGATACAGCGCAGCCTGGGCCTGCCGGTTACCGACCAGCGAGCGGTCCAGCACGCCCGGCCACAGCGGCGCATTGTTGCGGATCTCGGTGTAGGTGGTCACCGTGTCATCCTCTCGCGTGGTGGGTGGGGTTTCCTGTGGCCCCGCTAGGGGTCTTCTTCTTCGTCGTTGTCGGGGGGTTTGTCGAGGAGTTCTTCGGGGTGGTGGAGGTGGTTGATTGCTGGTGGGGTGGTGCCGTCGGTCCAGGCGAGGCGGCCTTGGTCGGTGACTTGGGTGTGGAGTTGGCCTTGGGTGGTGGTGGTGTGGTCGCAGCCGCAGGCGAAGTGGAGTTGGTCGGGGTTGGTTTGGCCGCCGTTGTTCCAGTCGGGGGTGTGGTGGACTTCGCAGTGGTAGCCGGGGGCGGGGCAGCCCGGTCGGGTGCAGCCGCGGTCGCGGGCGTGGCAGATGATGCGGTGGTCGAGGGTGGCGAGGCGTTTGCTACGGCCGAGGTAGAGGGGTCGGTTGGAGTGGTCGTCGAAGACGGCGAGGTAGTGGATGGAGTCGGCGGCCATGGTGATCAGGTCGCGCAGGGGGAGGCGGCTGCCGCCGCCGGTGGTCGCGGGGCCGGGCATGGGAATGGCGGGGTTGGTGGTGGCGTGGAGGGCTTGGTTGAGTTCGGCCAGGGTGGTGGTGGCGATGACGGTGACGGGCACGCCGCGGTGGGTGCCCAACTCCCCGGAGGCGATGCCGGCGCGGAGGGTGAGTTTGAGGGCGTCGTGGTTGCGTTGGCCGTTGGACCGTAGGTCGGGCCCGGTGGTGTCGAGGCCGTCGGGTTGGCGGTGGCCGGGGCGGACGGCGGCGAGGGCGGTTTCGAGGTAGGCGCGGGTTTCGGGGTCGAGGCAGCCGGTGAGGGTGCTCATGCCGTCGGGGCCTTGGCGGCCGAGGTTCAGGGTGCGGCGTCGTGCCCGGTCGTGGTCGGTGTAGGTGCCGTCGGGGTTGAGGTGGTCGGCGATGCGCTGGCCGGCGATTCTGACGAAGTCGGCGTCGTGTTCGCGGCCGTGGTGGACGAGGGTGTGTTCGGCGCGGTCGCGGTCGGCGGGTGTGACGGTGGTGGGTAGGTGGTCGAGGGTGGTGGTGATGGTTTTGAGGTGGTCGTCGCCGAGGTGTCCTTCTTCGATGGCGGTGGCCAGGTGGGGTAGTTCGGGTGGGCGTGGTGGTCCGGTGAGATTGCGGCGGGGGCGGATGCGGGCGGCGATGCGGATGCGGCGGCGGAGTTCGGCGCGGGGGATGCGCAGTTTCTGCCAGAGCAAGTCGAGGGTGGCGGTGCTGGTGGGTTGGTCGGGGCCGTCGGTGGGGTCGGCGATTTCGCCGAGGATGCGGTAGGACAGGCCGCGGTTGGTCCGGTGTTGGGTTTCGAGGCGTTCGGCGACTTCGATGCGGAAGGTGTTGCCGACGATGTCGGTGTTCAGGGCGCGTAGTCGGGCGTGGGCGGTGTCGATGCGGTCCAGTTCGGTGCGGACCGCGGCGCGGGCGGTCTCGGCGGGGGTGAGGACCTGTTCAGCCATGACCCCAACGTATCGAACAAACGTGCGATAGATGGGTGTCGAACCCCGGCCTGTGGATCAAACAGGCAACTGGGGATAAACCGACCTCAGAGAACCGGCGCGGCAGATATCGCCAACCGTGCTGGGGTATGGCAGATGAGTTGATGACGACCTTTTGAAGGTGCGCCGGCACCGATAGTTAAGGGCTGTAGGGGCAACCGTTCGCCCTACACCGATCACGCGCCGCGTGGCCCGGACCAGCTCTTCGGCGACGCCGACGTGACCGGCATCGTAGACATCCTCCGGACCGTCAAAAGCCACGCCGTGCCGCACCCGGGAACTGTCGGCGGTGTTCGGTAGGGTCGCTGCCCGTGACTTCGAGCTCAACCCTCAAACCGGTGAATGCCCGCCTCGCCGACGAACTGGCGGTGGCCGAACGGCAGGTCGCGGCCGCCGTCGCGCTGCTCGACGAGGGGGCGACGGTGCCGTTCATCGCCCGCTACCGCAAGGAGGTCACCGGCAGCCTCGACGACGGCCAGCTGCGCACCCTCGAAGAAAGGCTGCGTTACCTGCGCGAACTCGATGAGCGCCGGAACGCCGTGCTGTCCTCGATCGAAGAACAGGGCAAGCTCACCGACGAACTGC from Mycolicibacter sp. MU0083 includes:
- a CDS encoding HNH endonuclease signature motif containing protein, with product MAEQVLTPAETARAAVRTELDRIDTAHARLRALNTDIVGNTFRIEVAERLETQHRTNRGLSYRILGEIADPTDGPDQPTSTATLDLLWQKLRIPRAELRRRIRIAARIRPRRNLTGPPRPPELPHLATAIEEGHLGDDHLKTITTTLDHLPTTVTPADRDRAEHTLVHHGREHDADFVRIAGQRIADHLNPDGTYTDHDRARRRTLNLGRQGPDGMSTLTGCLDPETRAYLETALAAVRPGHRQPDGLDTTGPDLRSNGQRNHDALKLTLRAGIASGELGTHRGVPVTVIATTTLAELNQALHATTNPAIPMPGPATTGGGSRLPLRDLITMAADSIHYLAVFDDHSNRPLYLGRSKRLATLDHRIICHARDRGCTRPGCPAPGYHCEVHHTPDWNNGGQTNPDQLHFACGCDHTTTTQGQLHTQVTDQGRLAWTDGTTPPAINHLHHPEELLDKPPDNDEEEDP
- a CDS encoding ankryin — translated: MTTYTEIRNNAPLWPGVLDRSLVGNRQAQAALYLADAAKRGKWRKVIRELDRGDHVVDIKYWRPEGKTWLSVLHQAGWNGAPTEVASWLIERGALRSQPDAAGRTAYDLAVEHGRPAELLEVLKPPQSPLDRDRITALDDQLAAVLDGLIEHLFRGADLRQMFRYPPVEVLHELPGRQLWFPVPYLWGGFRVGLSGDDVELFGGYRELDPVGEVHIATVGYLITPDGPSQVYEGYE
- a CDS encoding class I adenylate-forming enzyme family protein, with product MPDWVSPAYTEAEVARYHAEGWWSQTTLSDAVRDNAQRFPDREAYVDYRGDDPGSALTWREFDAEADALAARLAGAGVRPGDRIAVWHKDSSAIHVLFVALERCGAVVVGIGARAGTREVTAILAAAGAKLLIADEQRFETASSGLGVEALDIDTLRSGVEVGAPGPALGPDDVFLINSTSGTTGLPKCVVHTQNRWHYFHQLAVANGRLSSQDVFLPIIPTPFGFGLWTSHTTPIHLGVTAVLLERFSAAATCAAIERHKVTVLCCVSTQLTMMMADPASREFDLSSLRVVFTGGEALPYRPAAEFEELTGAKILQFYGSNETGLLSATTLADPLERRLRSGGRIVPEMAVRLFGGDDGDTDVTDSGRGQPACRGPATSLGYLNGVDHDKLFTPDGWMRMGDICEIDADGYLSVTGRTSDFILRGGKNISAAQVEDAVMSHPAIAVAAAVPMRDEVFGEKVCVYVELVGGRTVDLPGLAEHLLGLGVSKELLPERLVVLEELPRSSGGKIAKGRLRELSGYSSHS